A window of the Mesorhizobium sp. genome harbors these coding sequences:
- a CDS encoding MFS transporter, producing the protein MTAHSPVPSQTEEPPLRLLALAAAIASISVVGIAIGLGIPLLSVVLEQRGYSATMIGLNTAAAGLASIAAAPIATPLGARFGVVPALAVSMIVGALSFVGFYFATDFWVWFPLRATLHVSLTVVFILSEYWINVSAPPHRRGMVLGVYATMLSLGFAFGPWLFAQIGSQGLRPFGVAFGLVIAGMIPVLVAWRQSPPIPSGQGEGRRFLRYIWLVPTATAAVFVFGAVETGGFALFPLYGSRVGYSEADAALLLSMIGLGNVLFQVPLGMLSDRIGDRRRVLVACAAAGLAGMLVMPFVEQSWTAMAVLLLVWGGAVAALYTIGLAHLGSQLHGRDLASANAAFVFCYGLGMLAGPQSIGVGLDAFGPPGFGWTIALFFAGYLLLVMVRIVRGPSRS; encoded by the coding sequence ATGACCGCCCATTCGCCAGTGCCGTCGCAAACGGAAGAGCCGCCGCTTCGGCTGCTTGCGCTCGCCGCTGCGATCGCCTCGATCAGCGTGGTGGGCATCGCCATCGGTCTCGGCATACCTCTTCTGAGCGTCGTGCTCGAACAGCGTGGATATTCGGCAACCATGATCGGGTTGAACACGGCCGCGGCCGGCCTTGCCTCGATCGCCGCCGCGCCGATCGCGACGCCGCTCGGGGCACGCTTCGGTGTCGTGCCGGCGCTCGCGGTGTCGATGATCGTCGGCGCACTGTCCTTTGTCGGCTTCTATTTCGCCACGGATTTCTGGGTATGGTTCCCGTTGCGGGCGACGCTGCACGTCTCGCTGACGGTGGTGTTCATCCTGTCGGAGTATTGGATCAACGTCTCGGCCCCGCCGCATCGGCGCGGCATGGTGCTGGGCGTCTACGCGACGATGCTGTCGCTCGGCTTCGCCTTCGGGCCGTGGCTCTTCGCGCAGATCGGCAGCCAGGGTCTGCGCCCGTTCGGCGTCGCCTTCGGCCTGGTCATCGCCGGCATGATTCCGGTGCTTGTCGCCTGGCGGCAGAGCCCGCCGATCCCCAGCGGCCAGGGCGAAGGGCGGCGCTTCCTGCGCTACATCTGGCTGGTGCCGACCGCGACCGCCGCGGTCTTTGTCTTCGGCGCGGTAGAGACCGGCGGCTTCGCGCTATTCCCGCTCTACGGCTCGCGGGTCGGTTATTCGGAAGCCGATGCCGCGCTGCTCCTGTCGATGATCGGCCTGGGCAACGTCCTGTTCCAGGTGCCGCTCGGCATGCTGAGCGACCGGATCGGAGACCGGCGGCGCGTCCTCGTCGCCTGCGCGGCGGCGGGCCTCGCCGGCATGCTCGTGATGCCGTTCGTCGAGCAGAGCTGGACGGCGATGGCGGTCCTGCTCCTCGTCTGGGGCGGCGCCGTCGCAGCGCTCTACACCATCGGTCTCGCGCATCTTGGCTCGCAGCTGCACGGGCGCGATCTCGCCTCGGCCAATGCCGCCTTCGTGTTCTGCTACGGACTCGGCATGCTGGCCGGTCCCCAGTCGATCGGAGTGGGGCTCGACGCCTTCGGCCCGCCGGGCTTCGGCTGGACGATCGCCCTGTTCTTCGCAGGCTATCTCCTGCTCGTGATGGTCCGCATCGTACGCGGACCGTCCCGCTCTTGA
- the rpmG gene encoding 50S ribosomal protein L33 — protein MAKAANIKIKLLSTADTGFFYVTSKNSRTKTDKLSFRKYDPVAKKHVEFKETKIK, from the coding sequence ATGGCAAAAGCCGCCAATATCAAGATCAAGCTTCTCTCGACCGCCGACACCGGCTTCTTCTATGTGACGAGCAAGAACAGCCGCACCAAGACCGACAAGCTGTCGTTCCGCAAATACGACCCGGTCGCCAAGAAGCACGTCGAATTCAAGGAAACCAAGATCAAGTAG
- a CDS encoding pyridoxamine 5'-phosphate oxidase family protein, translating to MRRIETVDELEALYGQPGESSLVKELDHIIPEYAAFIEASPFVALATAGPEGLDCSPRGDLAGFVRIQDPRTLLMPDRRGNNRADSLKNIIRDARVGLLFLVPGSGTTLRVNGEACVTDDTALCESFAIEGRPARTVTVIRVKSVYFQCARAIHRSDLWNPLKHVDPKSLPTPGRILEVTSRAAIDGSAYDAEWPERAKKTMW from the coding sequence ATGCGCAGGATCGAGACGGTGGACGAACTTGAGGCGCTCTACGGGCAGCCCGGCGAAAGCTCGCTGGTCAAGGAACTCGACCACATCATCCCCGAATATGCCGCCTTCATCGAGGCATCGCCCTTCGTCGCGCTGGCGACTGCCGGGCCGGAAGGGCTCGATTGCTCGCCGCGCGGCGATCTGGCCGGATTCGTCAGGATTCAGGACCCGCGCACCCTGTTGATGCCCGACCGGCGCGGCAACAATCGCGCCGATTCGCTGAAGAACATCATCCGCGATGCCCGCGTCGGGCTGTTGTTCCTCGTGCCGGGATCCGGAACGACGCTGAGGGTCAACGGCGAGGCCTGCGTCACCGACGATACGGCCCTGTGCGAGAGCTTCGCGATCGAGGGCAGGCCGGCGCGCACCGTGACCGTGATCCGCGTCAAGTCGGTCTACTTCCAGTGCGCCCGCGCGATCCACCGCTCCGACCTGTGGAATCCCCTGAAGCATGTCGACCCGAAATCGCTGCCAACCCCCGGCCGGATACTCGAGGTGACCAGCCGGGCCGCGATCGACGGGTCGGCCTATGATGCCGAATGGCCGGAGCGCGCGAAAAAGACGATGTGGTAG
- a CDS encoding DUF971 domain-containing protein: MTAPTELRVSKDRRTMSVTFPGHRHAFELPAELLRVLSPSAEVQGHSPEQRVTVPGKRNVAISRIEPTGNYAVRIVFDDGHDTGIFTWNYLHELGHEKAQRWQSYLDELAAKGLSRG, from the coding sequence ATGACCGCACCGACCGAATTGCGCGTATCGAAGGATCGCCGGACGATGTCCGTGACCTTTCCGGGACATCGCCACGCTTTCGAGCTGCCGGCCGAGTTGTTGCGCGTCCTGTCTCCTTCGGCCGAGGTACAGGGCCATTCTCCCGAGCAGCGCGTGACGGTGCCCGGCAAGCGCAACGTCGCGATCTCGAGAATCGAGCCGACGGGCAATTACGCGGTGCGGATCGTCTTCGACGACGGCCACGACACCGGCATCTTCACCTGGAACTATCTCCACGAACTGGGCCACGAGAAGGCGCAGCGATGGCAATCCTATCTCGATGAACTCGCCGCCAAAGGGTTGTCGCGCGGCTGA
- a CDS encoding HigA family addiction module antitoxin, whose protein sequence is MLAVHPGRILKRELDARGMSANRLAIALRLPSGRITDILNGKRGISPETALRLGRYFGNEPRFWMNLQSAFELAVAEREIGEKIIAEITPDAA, encoded by the coding sequence ATGCTTGCGGTTCATCCAGGGCGTATCCTGAAACGGGAACTCGACGCGCGGGGAATGTCGGCCAATCGGCTGGCAATCGCCTTGCGGCTGCCGTCCGGCCGCATCACCGACATTCTCAACGGCAAGCGGGGCATTTCGCCGGAAACGGCCCTTCGGCTTGGCCGCTACTTCGGGAACGAGCCGAGATTCTGGATGAATCTCCAGAGCGCGTTCGAGCTGGCCGTGGCAGAGCGGGAGATCGGCGAAAAGATAATTGCCGAGATCACGCCGGATGCGGCATGA
- a CDS encoding type II toxin-antitoxin system RelE/ParE family toxin produces the protein MIRSWADSATRRFAEEGKSKFSGLDADRAIELLATLDAATSLSDLSPLASVGLHKLSRDRKGQWAMTVNGPWRICFRFDAGHAFDVEIVDYH, from the coding sequence ATGATACGGTCGTGGGCAGACTCCGCGACGCGTCGGTTCGCCGAGGAAGGGAAGTCGAAATTCTCCGGACTCGATGCGGATCGCGCAATTGAACTTTTGGCGACATTGGATGCGGCGACCTCGCTCAGCGACCTCAGCCCACTGGCGTCGGTCGGGTTGCACAAACTGTCGCGGGATCGCAAGGGGCAGTGGGCGATGACCGTCAACGGTCCCTGGAGAATTTGCTTTCGGTTCGACGCCGGACATGCGTTCGATGTCGAAATCGTCGACTACCATTGA
- the moaA gene encoding GTP 3',8-cyclase MoaA → MLLHPRTPPMIDPFGRSITYLRVSVTDRCDFRCTYCMAEDMTFLPKKDLLSLEELDRLCSVFIEKGVRKLRLTGGEPLVRKNIMHLVRQLSRHISSGALDELTLTTNGSQLAKHAAELADCGIRRINVSVDTLDPDKFRTITRWGNLERVLEGIDAAQAAGIHVKINAVALKGFNDAELADLMRWAHGRGMDMTIIETMPMGEIDADRTDQYLPLSLLRANLERQFTFRDIPFKTGGPARYVEVAETGGKLGFITPMTHNFCESCNRVRITCTGTLYMCLGQEDAADLRAPLRASEGNDLLSNAIDEAIGRKPEGHDFVIDRSTRRPAVSRHMSVTGG, encoded by the coding sequence ATGCTTCTTCACCCCCGCACCCCGCCGATGATCGACCCGTTCGGACGTTCGATCACCTATCTGCGCGTCTCGGTGACCGATCGCTGCGACTTCCGCTGCACCTACTGTATGGCCGAGGACATGACCTTCCTGCCGAAGAAGGATCTGCTTAGCCTCGAGGAGCTCGACCGGCTCTGTTCGGTCTTCATCGAGAAGGGTGTCAGGAAGCTGCGTCTCACCGGCGGCGAGCCGCTGGTGCGCAAGAATATCATGCACCTCGTGCGCCAGCTCTCGAGGCACATCTCTTCCGGCGCGCTTGACGAACTGACGCTGACGACCAACGGATCGCAACTGGCCAAGCATGCCGCCGAACTTGCCGACTGCGGCATCCGGCGTATCAACGTTTCGGTCGATACGCTCGATCCGGACAAGTTCCGGACGATCACCCGCTGGGGCAATCTGGAACGCGTGCTCGAAGGCATCGACGCCGCGCAGGCGGCCGGCATCCACGTCAAGATCAACGCCGTGGCGCTGAAGGGCTTTAACGACGCAGAGCTGGCCGACCTGATGCGCTGGGCACACGGCCGCGGCATGGACATGACGATCATCGAGACCATGCCGATGGGGGAGATCGACGCCGACCGCACCGATCAGTATCTGCCTCTGTCCCTGCTGCGGGCGAACCTCGAGCGCCAGTTCACGTTTAGGGACATCCCCTTCAAGACGGGCGGACCGGCGCGCTATGTCGAGGTCGCCGAGACCGGCGGGAAGCTCGGCTTCATCACCCCGATGACGCACAATTTCTGCGAAAGCTGCAACCGCGTCCGCATCACCTGCACCGGCACGCTCTACATGTGCCTTGGCCAGGAGGACGCCGCCGACCTGCGCGCGCCCCTGCGTGCCTCCGAAGGCAACGACCTCCTGTCGAACGCCATCGACGAAGCCATCGGCCGGAAGCCCGAGGGCCACGACTTCGTCATCGACCGTTCCACGCGGCGTCCGGCGGTCTCGCGCCACATGAGCGTCACCGGCGGCTGA
- a CDS encoding DMT family transporter — translation MPLSPNLRGAAFMAISMAGFTVNDALTKLSSETINMGQVMLIRGLFATALVGLVAWHRGALRQIGHALHPMVAIRVAGEALATICFLVALSHLPIANVSAVLQALPLAVTMGAAIALGEPVGWRRWLSIAAGFAGVLIIVRPGVEGFSVYSLWALACVFFCAIRDLATKRVPQEIPTFLVSTATAATVTVTGAILVVPMGGWSPVPSQTVAMLAFAAVLLVVGYQFIIKAMRIGDISYIAPFRYTALLWSIALGYLVFADVPDLAMIVGSVVIVGSGLYMLYRERVVGRHPAAESTSPAMGPDGL, via the coding sequence GTGCCCCTTTCTCCCAATCTGCGCGGCGCCGCGTTCATGGCGATCTCGATGGCCGGCTTCACGGTCAACGACGCCCTGACCAAGCTGTCGTCCGAGACGATCAACATGGGCCAGGTCATGCTGATCCGCGGCCTGTTCGCGACCGCGTTGGTCGGTCTGGTCGCCTGGCATCGGGGCGCGTTGCGCCAGATCGGCCACGCGCTGCATCCCATGGTGGCGATCAGGGTCGCGGGCGAGGCGCTCGCCACCATCTGCTTCCTGGTCGCGCTGTCGCATCTGCCGATCGCCAATGTCTCCGCGGTGCTTCAGGCACTGCCGCTCGCCGTGACCATGGGGGCGGCGATAGCGCTTGGCGAGCCGGTGGGCTGGCGCCGCTGGCTGTCGATCGCGGCGGGTTTCGCCGGAGTGCTGATCATCGTCCGGCCGGGCGTCGAAGGCTTCAGCGTCTATTCGCTGTGGGCACTCGCGTGCGTCTTCTTCTGCGCCATCAGGGATCTCGCCACCAAGCGCGTGCCTCAGGAAATACCGACATTCCTGGTTTCGACGGCCACCGCCGCCACCGTGACCGTCACCGGCGCGATCCTCGTGGTTCCGATGGGCGGCTGGTCGCCGGTGCCGAGCCAGACGGTGGCGATGCTCGCGTTCGCGGCTGTCCTTCTTGTCGTCGGCTACCAGTTCATCATCAAAGCGATGCGGATCGGCGATATCTCCTACATCGCGCCGTTCCGATATACCGCGCTGCTCTGGTCGATCGCCCTCGGCTATCTGGTTTTCGCCGACGTTCCGGACCTCGCCATGATCGTCGGCTCGGTCGTCATCGTGGGCTCGGGGCTCTATATGCTCTACCGCGAGCGGGTGGTCGGACGCCACCCCGCTGCCGAAAGCACATCGCCCGCCATGGGCCCGGACGGGCTCTAG
- a CDS encoding multidrug effflux MFS transporter, whose translation MTSIYLNRRTAPHVSTLVVATATGALALNVFLPSLPAMARYFEADYGLVQLSVSLYLTSTAVLQLLIGPASDRFGRRPVMLFSFAVFILATVAAIFAPTIYFLLVCRIFQAFAAAGMVLSRAIVRDTVSAEFAASRIGYITMGMTLVPMIGPAIGGVLDEIYGWQATFGLTLAFGILAFAVVYLDLGETNRSPSASLGAQFRAYPELLRSRLFWAYTLTAAFTSGLFFSFLGGAPYVASVLFGMSPSAYGFYFACLGLGYMFGNFVSGRYTARVGINNMMLIGNVISTVAILVAIALFAAGAAHPLALFVPAAFATIGNGFTLPSANSGIVSTRPSLAGSASGLGGALQIGGGAALSALPGLFLSPETGVYPLLLIMLAPALAAIAASLFVRVASRSNDASRP comes from the coding sequence GTGACAAGCATCTATCTCAACCGCCGCACCGCGCCTCACGTCTCCACGCTCGTCGTCGCGACGGCGACCGGTGCGCTCGCGCTCAATGTCTTCCTCCCCTCGCTGCCGGCGATGGCGCGGTATTTCGAGGCGGATTACGGGTTGGTCCAGCTGTCCGTCTCTCTTTACCTGACATCGACAGCCGTGCTCCAGTTGCTGATCGGGCCCGCCTCCGACCGGTTCGGACGGCGTCCGGTCATGCTGTTCTCCTTCGCCGTCTTCATCCTCGCCACGGTCGCCGCAATCTTCGCGCCGACGATCTATTTCCTCCTCGTCTGCCGGATCTTTCAGGCCTTCGCGGCGGCCGGCATGGTCCTGTCGCGTGCGATCGTGCGCGACACGGTCAGCGCCGAGTTCGCCGCGAGCCGTATCGGCTACATCACGATGGGAATGACGCTGGTACCGATGATCGGTCCGGCGATCGGCGGCGTGCTCGACGAAATCTATGGCTGGCAGGCGACCTTCGGCCTGACGCTCGCCTTCGGCATTCTCGCCTTCGCCGTCGTCTATCTCGACCTCGGCGAGACCAACCGCAGCCCTTCCGCCAGCCTCGGCGCGCAGTTCCGCGCCTATCCCGAACTCCTGCGCTCGCGGCTGTTCTGGGCCTATACGCTTACCGCGGCGTTCACCTCGGGCCTGTTCTTCTCCTTCCTCGGCGGCGCGCCCTATGTGGCATCGGTCCTGTTCGGCATGTCGCCATCGGCCTACGGCTTCTATTTCGCCTGCCTCGGCCTCGGCTATATGTTCGGCAACTTCGTCTCGGGAAGGTATACCGCCCGGGTCGGGATCAACAACATGATGCTCATCGGCAACGTAATCTCGACCGTCGCGATCTTGGTCGCCATCGCGCTGTTCGCGGCGGGGGCGGCGCATCCGCTGGCGCTGTTCGTTCCGGCGGCCTTCGCGACGATCGGCAACGGTTTCACCCTGCCCAGCGCCAATTCCGGTATCGTCAGCACTCGGCCCAGCCTCGCCGGATCGGCCTCCGGCCTTGGCGGCGCGCTGCAGATCGGCGGCGGCGCGGCTCTCTCGGCGCTGCCCGGCCTGTTCCTGTCGCCCGAGACCGGCGTCTATCCGCTCCTGTTGATCATGCTGGCACCCGCCCTGGCGGCGATCGCGGCCAGTCTCTTCGTCAGGGTCGCATCGCGTTCCAACGACGCATCGCGACCATGA
- the mobA gene encoding molybdenum cofactor guanylyltransferase MobA yields MIAGVILAGGRSSRMGGRDKALVELGGRTLLDRLRARFSPQVGALAINTNSALGAAAHGFEVLPDRFAGFPGPLAGIHAGLFWAEQLSGATHLATVSIDTPFLPTDFVARLAGACADGTSVALARSDGRLHPTCALWPVRLRRKLESFLEGGTSRKVMDFAEAAGYVAVDFPAIPFDPFFNINTPADLKMAETVLETMR; encoded by the coding sequence ATGATCGCCGGCGTCATCCTCGCCGGCGGACGATCGTCGCGGATGGGCGGACGCGACAAGGCGCTGGTCGAACTCGGCGGGCGAACCCTTCTCGACCGGCTCCGCGCCCGGTTCTCGCCGCAGGTTGGCGCACTCGCAATCAACACGAATTCCGCGCTTGGCGCAGCGGCACACGGCTTCGAGGTGCTGCCGGACCGTTTCGCCGGGTTCCCCGGGCCGCTCGCCGGCATCCATGCCGGCCTCTTCTGGGCCGAGCAACTGTCGGGCGCCACGCACCTGGCCACGGTCTCCATCGATACGCCGTTCCTGCCCACCGACTTCGTCGCGAGGCTTGCCGGCGCATGCGCAGATGGGACGTCCGTTGCGCTAGCCCGCTCCGATGGGCGACTTCACCCGACCTGCGCGCTGTGGCCGGTGCGTCTTCGAAGAAAACTGGAGAGCTTTCTCGAGGGGGGCACTTCGCGAAAGGTCATGGACTTCGCCGAGGCAGCCGGATACGTCGCCGTCGATTTCCCGGCGATACCCTTCGACCCGTTCTTCAACATCAACACCCCTGCCGATCTGAAAATGGCGGAGACTGTCCTGGAGACGATGCGATGA
- the mobB gene encoding molybdopterin-guanine dinucleotide biosynthesis protein B: MTQRVFGITGWKNSGKTTLTERLVAEFTRRGYRISTVKHAHHSFDIDKEGTDSFRHRVAGAHEVAIVSHGRWALMHELRDEAEPPLDRILARLAPCDLVLVEGYKREPHLKIETRRRGTKDTSPLSASDPAIIAVATDHAQPDERLPVLNIDDIDAIADFITARMKLRPPPAT, encoded by the coding sequence ATGACCCAGAGGGTCTTCGGTATCACCGGCTGGAAGAACTCGGGCAAGACCACGCTCACCGAGCGTCTGGTCGCGGAGTTCACGCGCCGCGGCTACCGCATCTCGACGGTCAAGCACGCCCACCATTCCTTCGACATCGACAAGGAAGGTACAGATTCCTTCCGCCATAGGGTGGCGGGCGCGCATGAGGTGGCGATCGTCTCGCATGGGCGCTGGGCACTGATGCACGAGTTGCGCGACGAGGCCGAACCGCCGCTGGACAGGATCCTCGCCCGCCTCGCGCCCTGCGATCTCGTTCTTGTCGAAGGCTACAAGCGCGAACCGCATTTGAAGATCGAGACGCGCCGGCGGGGCACGAAAGATACGTCGCCGCTCTCGGCGAGCGATCCGGCCATCATCGCGGTTGCGACCGACCATGCCCAGCCGGACGAACGACTGCCCGTTCTCAATATCGACGACATCGACGCCATCGCCGATTTCATCACCGCTCGGATGAAGCTACGTCCCCCGCCTGCCACGTGA
- a CDS encoding ABC transporter substrate-binding protein: MRISKRLALGLTAAAFAFGLGAANAQETLRIGTEGAYPPFNNLTADGKLVGFDIDIANALCEEMKVKCEFVTQDWDGIIPALQAGKFDAIIASMSITEERKQKVDFTHKYYNTPSAIVAPKDTDIKGVAKEDLAGKTLGAATSTTHYNYAEKTYTDTTLKGYPTSQEFLLDIANGRLDAVTDDVSVLEEWLKTSDGACCKIVGMITPVPEIHGEGAGIAVRKGETALVEKFNAAIDAIRKSGKYKEINDKYFTYDVYGG; encoded by the coding sequence ATGCGTATTTCGAAGCGTCTGGCGCTCGGTCTGACCGCCGCCGCGTTTGCGTTCGGCCTGGGAGCGGCCAACGCCCAGGAGACCCTGCGGATCGGCACCGAAGGCGCCTATCCCCCCTTCAACAACCTCACCGCCGACGGCAAGCTCGTCGGTTTCGACATCGACATCGCCAACGCGCTCTGCGAGGAGATGAAGGTCAAGTGCGAATTCGTCACCCAGGACTGGGACGGCATCATCCCGGCGCTGCAGGCCGGCAAGTTCGACGCCATCATCGCCTCGATGTCGATCACCGAGGAGCGCAAGCAGAAGGTCGATTTCACCCACAAATACTACAATACGCCCTCCGCGATCGTCGCGCCGAAGGACACCGACATCAAGGGCGTGGCCAAGGAAGACCTGGCCGGCAAGACGCTCGGCGCGGCGACGTCCACCACCCACTATAACTATGCCGAGAAAACCTACACGGACACGACGCTCAAAGGCTATCCGACCAGCCAGGAGTTCCTGCTCGACATAGCCAACGGCCGGCTCGATGCCGTCACCGACGACGTGTCCGTGCTCGAGGAATGGCTGAAGACCTCGGACGGCGCCTGCTGCAAGATCGTCGGCATGATCACGCCGGTGCCGGAAATCCACGGCGAGGGTGCCGGGATCGCGGTTCGCAAGGGCGAGACCGCGCTGGTCGAGAAGTTCAACGCTGCCATCGACGCCATCCGCAAGAGCGGGAAGTACAAGGAAATCAACGACAAATACTTCACCTACGACGTCTACGGCGGCTAA
- a CDS encoding ABC transporter permease, with protein sequence MQSAWTLLSWGPEGWLDDIAYGVFITVSLAAATLPVGLAIGFLVALAKQSDEPSLRLAGNVYTTIFRGLPELLTLFLVYYGVQTLLQSFVRLFDPAASIEVNSFVSGMVALGVVFSSYSSEVFLSAFRAIPRGQYEGGFAIGLTNLQTMRLVILPQLVRIALPGLANLWLILLKDTALVSAIGLSDILRQSGVAARVTREPFLFFGVACAIYLVLAIISSFGINAIERSVSQSGVRR encoded by the coding sequence ATGCAGAGTGCCTGGACGCTGCTGAGCTGGGGACCGGAGGGCTGGCTCGACGACATCGCCTATGGCGTCTTCATCACCGTCTCGCTCGCCGCCGCGACCCTTCCCGTCGGCCTTGCCATCGGTTTCCTGGTGGCGCTCGCCAAGCAGTCGGACGAACCCTCGCTCAGGCTGGCGGGCAACGTCTACACCACGATCTTCCGCGGCCTGCCCGAACTTCTGACCCTGTTCCTCGTCTACTATGGCGTGCAGACCCTGCTGCAGAGCTTCGTCCGGTTGTTCGATCCGGCCGCGAGCATTGAGGTCAACAGCTTCGTCTCGGGCATGGTAGCGCTCGGCGTGGTCTTCTCCTCCTATTCGAGCGAAGTCTTCCTTTCGGCTTTCCGCGCCATACCGCGCGGTCAGTACGAAGGCGGTTTTGCCATCGGGCTCACCAACTTGCAGACGATGCGGCTCGTGATCCTGCCGCAACTGGTGCGCATCGCCCTGCCCGGCCTCGCCAATCTGTGGCTGATTCTGCTCAAGGACACGGCGCTGGTCTCCGCCATCGGCCTGTCCGACATCCTGCGCCAGAGCGGGGTGGCCGCACGCGTCACGCGCGAGCCATTCCTGTTCTTTGGCGTCGCTTGCGCCATCTACCTCGTGCTCGCCATCATCTCCTCCTTCGGCATCAACGCGATCGAGCGTTCCGTCAGCCAGTCGGGGGTGCGCCGATGA
- a CDS encoding ABC transporter permease, with the protein MSAVSDAASVEIPPPVVRGWPGTRIAGHVLVGVWILFGLALAVYLFTAWNPELFERWKWPYLSGLGITLLLVAISTVLGALLSIPIAYGRMSQNRVLSAIAYAYVYFFRGTPLLAQTFLIYYGLGSFRPQLEMVGLWTFFREAWYCAILAFTLNTAAYQAEILRGAIESVGKGQWEGAASLGLSRWQTLRMVIMPQALIVALRPYGNELILMIKGSAIVAIITVYDLMGVTRLAYSRSFDFQTYIWAAIIYLAIVELLRNVVELIERRLTRHLKR; encoded by the coding sequence ATGAGCGCCGTGTCGGACGCCGCCTCCGTGGAGATTCCGCCGCCGGTCGTGCGCGGCTGGCCCGGCACGCGCATCGCCGGCCATGTTCTCGTCGGCGTCTGGATCCTGTTCGGTCTGGCTCTCGCCGTCTATCTGTTCACCGCCTGGAATCCCGAGCTCTTCGAGCGGTGGAAATGGCCCTATCTCAGCGGTCTCGGCATCACCCTTTTGCTGGTGGCGATCTCGACCGTACTCGGCGCGCTCCTGTCGATCCCGATCGCCTATGGACGTATGTCGCAAAACCGGGTCCTGTCCGCGATCGCCTATGCCTATGTCTACTTCTTCCGCGGCACGCCGCTACTCGCTCAGACCTTCCTGATCTATTACGGGCTGGGCTCGTTCCGGCCACAGCTCGAAATGGTGGGGCTCTGGACCTTCTTCCGCGAAGCCTGGTATTGCGCGATCCTCGCCTTCACCCTCAACACGGCCGCCTATCAGGCCGAGATTCTGCGCGGCGCGATCGAGAGCGTCGGCAAGGGCCAGTGGGAAGGCGCGGCTTCGCTCGGGCTCTCCAGATGGCAGACCCTGCGCATGGTGATCATGCCCCAGGCGCTGATCGTGGCGCTTCGGCCCTACGGCAACGAGTTGATTCTGATGATCAAGGGCTCGGCGATCGTCGCCATCATCACGGTCTACGACCTGATGGGCGTCACGCGTCTCGCCTATTCGCGCAGTTTCGATTTCCAGACCTACATCTGGGCGGCGATCATCTATCTTGCCATCGTCGAATTGCTGCGCAATGTCGTCGAGCTGATCGAAAGGCGCCTGACGCGCCACCTGAAGCGCTGA
- a CDS encoding NAD(P)-dependent oxidoreductase → MASIAFLGLGVMGYPMAAHLKNRGGHDVTVYNRTAAKAEKWVTQHGGAHAPTPAKAAEGKDFVFACVGNDDDLRQVTLGADGAFGAMKKGSIFVDNTTASAEIARELASEAGARGFSALDAPVSGGQAGAENGQLTVMVGGDEATFERAKPVISAYAKMVGLMGPAGAGQLTKMINQICIAGLVQGLAEGIHFGKKAGLDIEKVVDVISKGAAGSWQMENRHKTMNAGKYDFGFAVDWMRKDLGICLAEADRNGAQLPITALIDQFYKDVQQMGGKRWDTSSLLARLEN, encoded by the coding sequence ATGGCCAGCATCGCGTTTCTGGGACTTGGCGTCATGGGCTACCCCATGGCGGCGCATCTGAAAAACCGCGGCGGCCACGACGTCACCGTCTACAACCGCACCGCCGCCAAGGCGGAAAAATGGGTGACCCAGCATGGCGGCGCGCATGCGCCGACCCCCGCAAAGGCCGCCGAGGGCAAGGATTTCGTCTTCGCCTGCGTCGGCAATGACGACGATCTGCGCCAGGTGACGCTGGGCGCCGACGGCGCGTTCGGCGCAATGAAGAAGGGCTCGATCTTCGTCGACAACACGACCGCCTCGGCGGAGATCGCGCGAGAGCTCGCCTCCGAGGCAGGCGCGCGCGGCTTTTCCGCCCTCGACGCTCCGGTCTCCGGCGGCCAGGCGGGAGCCGAGAACGGCCAGCTGACCGTCATGGTCGGCGGCGACGAGGCGACCTTCGAGCGCGCCAAGCCGGTGATCTCCGCCTACGCGAAGATGGTCGGCCTGATGGGACCGGCGGGCGCAGGCCAGCTCACCAAGATGATCAACCAGATCTGCATCGCCGGCCTCGTCCAGGGCCTCGCCGAAGGCATTCATTTCGGCAAGAAGGCCGGCCTCGACATCGAGAAGGTCGTCGATGTCATCTCCAAAGGCGCGGCCGGCTCGTGGCAGATGGAAAACCGCCACAAGACCATGAACGCCGGCAAATACGACTTCGGCTTCGCCGTCGACTGGATGCGCAAGGACCTCGGCATCTGCCTGGCCGAGGCCGATCGCAACGGCGCGCAGCTGCCGATCACCGCCTTGATCGACCAGTTCTACAAGGACGTGCAGCAGATGGGCGGCAAGCGCTGGGATACGTCCTCGCTGCTCGCCCGCCTCGAAAACTGA